One Proteinivorax tanatarense DNA segment encodes these proteins:
- a CDS encoding transglycosylase domain-containing protein — MRVNKGNNKKTRSTNNNENKSNSNSTKKNILKVLKICLIIAIMGSFLGGGVAFGMVVASLHDVPEMDRDRLEVMAIPSTFYDANGNQFYETSRDVSRIHLSYEEIPQDLKNAFIAAEDQNFYNHPGFDITGLGRAALNHARGRPMAGGGSTITQQLTKQVVLRDSSTNLRRKIQELYLSLQAEKIYTKEELFEFYLNGAVHYRGNTQGVGAAANDIFGKTVDELTLGEMAIIAGAPNLPYRYTPVEGDKEGALQRRNHVLNRMYQSDFITKEERDEAMEEEIVLASSANDSSDYSGIKYPGFVTYIRDIEGVKVLQEIYDWDESHATNEMFNGGFKIYTTLDPEMQQKVENIMNNDNEYLPPHSGVHPQGSATMINHNTGELVALFPGRNHTVGDTVRPVQSYRQPGSAIKPILSYGYGFESGNLTQGTVLDDAPKAFSNYTPENVDRNFMGLMTSKEALSRSRNVPAVSAFLTNPGANVDFARSLGLDYPGDTNASYALGTQETTAMQLTQAYGAFANEGVLNETFAIKKIEDRNGRVIYEHTPQTKEVMSAQTAYLITDSLKDAITPGRGTAGSVRNIFTNEAAAKTGTTSVSDGWLVGYTPHYTLGVWMGWDRNEGDIGSANVVGTWARIMRDTHSDLPNTSFDKPSGLVSIPISTKSGKLPSELTPSNSVRSHWFVRGSEPTDECDAFVEVEICSDSGLLATDSCPPHHVKTKVMLKHRDYITTDSRWKRGREGRKPADVELMAPNDECDMHDSDAQPPSDLSYELHEDSIQISWSGRRRQEFNIYRSTSNGSDFVKLNTSPIGETHYVDSDVQKGVTYRYYVTRVRDDDRETRPSDIIEVELHDNVQPVQSIEVESINGGVRVSFQESHGASNFHIYRSTNPDSGFERIENAKARGNVGQTQTFTDQEIEPGNTYYYYIIAVSGNDEADPSPTRGVEIEANNDDDNDTPENGDNGNDEDDNMESNDT; from the coding sequence TTGCGGGTAAACAAGGGGAATAATAAAAAAACACGTAGCACAAACAATAATGAAAATAAAAGTAATTCTAACTCAACTAAGAAAAATATTCTTAAAGTACTTAAAATTTGTCTTATTATCGCTATAATGGGGAGCTTTTTAGGTGGAGGAGTAGCCTTTGGAATGGTGGTAGCCTCACTTCACGATGTGCCAGAAATGGATAGAGACAGATTAGAAGTAATGGCCATCCCATCGACGTTCTATGATGCTAACGGAAACCAATTTTATGAAACTAGTAGGGATGTTAGCAGAATACATCTAAGTTATGAAGAGATACCTCAAGATTTAAAAAATGCCTTTATAGCAGCTGAAGATCAGAATTTTTATAATCATCCAGGCTTTGACATTACTGGCTTGGGGCGTGCTGCACTCAACCATGCTAGAGGACGACCTATGGCTGGTGGTGGTAGTACTATAACACAACAGTTAACTAAACAGGTAGTTTTAAGGGATTCCTCAACAAACTTACGAAGAAAAATACAAGAACTTTATTTGTCTTTGCAAGCTGAAAAAATTTATACAAAGGAAGAACTATTTGAGTTTTATCTAAATGGAGCTGTTCACTATCGTGGAAATACACAGGGTGTTGGAGCAGCTGCCAATGATATTTTTGGCAAAACTGTTGATGAACTTACCTTGGGTGAAATGGCTATTATAGCTGGAGCGCCGAACTTACCCTATCGCTACACTCCAGTGGAAGGTGATAAAGAAGGTGCTTTGCAGCGTAGAAATCACGTTTTGAATAGAATGTATCAAAGTGATTTTATCACTAAAGAAGAACGAGATGAAGCTATGGAAGAAGAAATTGTGCTAGCATCATCAGCCAATGATTCAAGTGATTATAGTGGCATAAAATATCCTGGTTTTGTTACTTATATAAGGGATATAGAAGGAGTTAAGGTTTTACAAGAAATCTATGACTGGGACGAAAGTCATGCAACAAATGAGATGTTTAATGGTGGCTTTAAAATCTATACAACATTAGATCCAGAAATGCAGCAAAAAGTTGAAAATATCATGAATAACGACAACGAATATCTTCCTCCTCATAGCGGAGTTCATCCACAGGGAAGTGCTACAATGATAAACCACAATACTGGAGAGTTAGTAGCTCTTTTCCCTGGAAGAAACCACACTGTTGGAGATACAGTTAGACCTGTGCAGAGCTATAGGCAACCAGGTTCTGCTATCAAACCTATTTTAAGCTATGGATATGGTTTTGAAAGCGGAAATCTAACACAAGGAACAGTTTTAGACGACGCTCCTAAAGCTTTTAGTAATTATACTCCAGAAAACGTGGATAGAAACTTTATGGGTCTTATGACATCAAAAGAAGCTTTAAGTAGATCTAGGAATGTTCCGGCTGTTAGTGCCTTTTTAACAAATCCTGGTGCTAATGTTGATTTTGCAAGAAGTTTAGGTTTAGACTATCCTGGTGATACAAATGCATCTTACGCTCTAGGTACTCAAGAAACAACTGCTATGCAGCTAACTCAAGCGTACGGCGCTTTTGCCAATGAAGGGGTTTTAAATGAAACTTTCGCCATCAAAAAAATTGAGGACAGAAATGGAAGAGTTATATATGAACATACACCTCAAACGAAAGAAGTAATGTCTGCTCAGACGGCATATCTCATCACCGACAGTTTAAAGGATGCCATCACACCTGGTCGCGGTACTGCTGGGTCAGTGAGAAATATCTTTACCAATGAAGCAGCTGCTAAAACAGGTACAACATCAGTATCAGATGGATGGCTGGTTGGTTACACACCACATTATACCTTAGGTGTTTGGATGGGTTGGGATCGAAATGAAGGAGATATCGGTAGTGCAAATGTAGTAGGGACATGGGCGCGTATTATGAGGGACACCCACTCTGATCTTCCTAACACATCTTTTGACAAACCATCAGGATTAGTTTCTATTCCTATAAGCACAAAATCAGGAAAGTTACCTAGCGAACTAACACCTTCAAATTCCGTCAGATCCCACTGGTTTGTTCGAGGTTCAGAGCCTACTGACGAGTGTGATGCATTTGTAGAGGTAGAAATTTGCTCTGATTCCGGTTTGCTAGCTACCGACAGTTGCCCTCCTCATCATGTAAAAACAAAAGTAATGTTAAAGCACCGAGACTACATTACAACGGACAGTAGATGGAAAAGAGGTCGGGAAGGTAGGAAACCAGCAGATGTAGAATTAATGGCTCCAAATGATGAATGTGACATGCACGATTCTGATGCTCAGCCTCCTTCAGACCTTAGCTATGAACTTCATGAGGACAGCATACAAATTAGTTGGTCTGGTAGAAGAAGACAAGAGTTTAATATTTACCGTTCCACCAGCAATGGTTCAGATTTTGTAAAATTAAACACTTCTCCTATCGGTGAAACCCATTATGTAGATAGCGATGTTCAAAAAGGTGTGACATACCGTTATTATGTAACTAGAGTTAGAGACGATGACAGAGAAACTAGACCTTCTGATATAATTGAAGTTGAACTGCATGATAACGTTCAACCTGTACAAAGTATTGAAGTGGAAAGCATAAATGGTGGGGTTAGGGTGTCTTTTCAAGAGTCTCATGGGGCAAGCAACTTCCATATTTACCGCAGTACTAATCCAGACTCTGGCTTTGAACGCATAGAAAATGCTAAAGCTAGGGGTAATGTAGGTCAAACCCAAACATTTACTGACCAAGAAATTGAACCTGGAAACACTTATTACTACTATATTATTGCTGTGTCTGGTAACGACGAAGCAGACCCCTCACCAACACGTGGTGTTGAAATAGAAGCTAATAATGACGATGACAATGATACCCCCGAAAATGGTGATAATGGCAACGATGAAGACGATAATATGGAAAGTAATGACACATAG
- the yunB gene encoding sporulation protein YunB, translating to MLRRKRFGRRRSLFPNLIQGKIIIGLIILFICYILVSAFIFIESSLRPTIIAIAEARARVIATEAINSAIDVHIAKESRYEHLIYIQKDYSGNIAMAEVNNMEIARIQTLTTMNVQEALKSIKSETIKIPLGQALGSEILADYGPRIPVNLVPIGTVSAGIEQQFHPTGINIVSHEVGIEIEADVQIVIPFVSSTITVETYTPIVTATYFGDVPDTVISLPIGHQDFDIPVPPVE from the coding sequence ATGCTAAGAAGAAAAAGGTTTGGCAGACGGCGGTCGCTATTTCCCAACTTGATACAAGGAAAGATTATAATAGGGTTAATAATACTTTTTATATGCTATATATTAGTTTCAGCTTTTATATTTATAGAATCGAGCTTAAGACCAACTATTATAGCTATAGCAGAAGCAAGGGCGAGAGTCATTGCAACAGAGGCTATAAATAGTGCCATTGATGTACATATAGCTAAAGAAAGTAGATATGAACATCTTATTTACATACAAAAAGATTATAGTGGCAATATTGCAATGGCGGAAGTTAACAATATGGAGATAGCTAGAATTCAGACCTTAACAACAATGAACGTTCAGGAGGCATTAAAAAGCATAAAATCTGAAACTATAAAAATCCCCTTAGGGCAAGCCTTAGGTAGTGAAATTTTAGCTGATTATGGCCCAAGAATCCCTGTTAATCTAGTGCCTATTGGAACGGTAAGTGCTGGGATAGAACAACAATTTCACCCGACCGGTATCAATATAGTTTCACACGAAGTTGGAATTGAAATAGAAGCAGATGTACAAATTGTAATTCCATTTGTATCATCAACAATTACCGTTGAAACATACACACCAATAGTAACAGCAACATATTTTGGAGATGTACCAGATACCGTTATAAGCTTACCTATAGGCCATCAAGACTTTGATATACCTGTACCACCAGTAGAGTAA
- the tyrS gene encoding tyrosine--tRNA ligase, producing MSIENKMKIIRRGTDEIISESLLEERLKLERPLIVKYGADPTAADLHIGHMVPMRKLRDLQKLGHQIIFVIGDFTASIGDPSGKSETRKMLSKEQILENAKTYQEQVFKVLDKSKTKVVYNSTWLGGMSFADVIRLSSKYTVARMIERDDFEKRYKSNTPISIHEFLYPLAQAQDSVHLKADIEIGGSDQKFNFLVARDLQREAGQNPQVVITLPILEGLDGKQKMSKSLNNYIGITDKPKDMYGKIMSIPDELITKYFELCTDIPLEEIAEINNQLKDGKTNPRDFKMRLAREIVSIYYDKNQANLSEKEFKKVFQKRNIPSEIEEVKVELDVDEHGLIWLPKLLVEVELVSSTSEGRRMIKQNAVKINQQQFNEEKLPKADEKILIQVGKRRYKYVVFN from the coding sequence TTGAGTATAGAAAATAAAATGAAAATTATTCGGCGAGGTACCGATGAAATAATTTCGGAGAGTTTGCTTGAGGAAAGACTAAAACTAGAAAGGCCGCTTATAGTAAAATACGGAGCTGATCCAACTGCTGCAGATTTACATATAGGACATATGGTTCCTATGAGAAAGCTTCGTGACTTGCAAAAATTAGGTCACCAAATTATTTTTGTAATAGGTGACTTCACAGCATCTATTGGTGATCCAAGCGGCAAGTCAGAAACTAGAAAAATGCTAAGTAAAGAGCAAATTTTAGAAAATGCTAAAACATATCAAGAGCAAGTTTTTAAAGTGTTAGATAAAAGTAAAACAAAGGTTGTTTATAATAGTACTTGGCTTGGAGGTATGAGCTTTGCTGATGTCATTCGTCTGAGTTCTAAGTATACAGTGGCTAGGATGATTGAAAGAGATGATTTTGAAAAGCGTTATAAATCAAACACTCCAATCAGCATCCATGAGTTTTTATACCCTTTAGCGCAAGCCCAAGACTCCGTGCATTTAAAAGCTGATATAGAGATAGGTGGTAGTGATCAAAAGTTTAATTTTTTAGTTGCAAGGGATTTACAAAGAGAGGCTGGTCAAAACCCACAGGTTGTTATAACCCTGCCAATATTAGAGGGGCTAGATGGAAAGCAAAAAATGAGTAAAAGTTTAAATAACTATATAGGAATAACGGATAAACCAAAGGATATGTACGGGAAAATAATGTCTATTCCTGATGAGTTAATAACTAAATATTTCGAGTTATGTACAGACATACCTTTGGAGGAGATTGCTGAAATTAATAACCAATTAAAAGATGGTAAAACCAATCCAAGGGACTTTAAAATGCGGTTAGCAAGAGAGATAGTTTCTATATATTACGATAAAAACCAAGCTAATTTATCAGAAAAAGAATTCAAAAAAGTATTCCAGAAAAGAAATATTCCCTCAGAAATTGAAGAAGTGAAAGTAGAATTAGATGTTGATGAACATGGCTTAATTTGGCTTCCTAAACTTTTAGTTGAAGTTGAGTTAGTTAGCAGTACTTCTGAGGGTAGAAGAATGATTAAACAAAATGCTGTGAAAATAAATCAACAGCAATTTAATGAAGAAAAACTTCCAAAGGCTGACGAAAAGATTCTGATCCAAGTTGGTAAAAGAAGATATAAGTATGTTGTATTTAATTAG